The Podospora pseudocomata strain CBS 415.72m chromosome 3, whole genome shotgun sequence genome window below encodes:
- the NIC96_2 gene encoding nuclear pore complex subunit (COG:D; EggNog:ENOG503NU66), which produces MFSNLGKGTPPVPLSTGSLAAGTTNPPATTAGGLGSLFSKPATPTTTTTGLFSNPNPTAGATSTTPQKSLFGGTTTTTTSTPLFGSTTITAAPAATTATTGGGIFGNTLGGSTTPQTSVLGGGFGGGFGGGLGTTQQQQSNLGGSLASILGPTTQQPAGGMNTGFGNTLGGASVFQNAATNPPSLTGSFFDSLLSKNKKQASGETPQGDLPSLQLSLSSLRQTVRKLAPKDGEGGRNLEHGKAHYFLAASGVDPGAAVRDLSSLGFAAAATATTRDRSPYSAGEVDVETYLDNLQTKTTLSMIADGLERSVRDFDLFLEDNVTMEWEAQRKRIYQHFGIKPREEQEGAMGDSQRTMRGGTPAKEQGAGGFGRSRRKGSMAPGTPGGGEKSMRQSMFGRSAMNKSVIGTPSRIGAHAPEFSDVEARKEKSDLEGFTSVDDRFLREKQGKLATKIKEFNDLRQRGLPVEICKELGDLENTAGDRHGPHLVEAYDALREIVGENDPDNLPRERQFARYYLDPNPSSANSIEMRKRILKGANTFLEKQFWAGVNSFITKHPHEANLGGQPDVVSKVKAYIRLRLIRKSLVPDNVDLQQANGEYVWAIVFYLLRAGFVNDAAKYVNDHESLFRSIDRTFMGYINSYASSEDRRLKRSVQDRCTNEYNQRIRNAPEGSIDPFRMACYKIIGRCDVNNRSLDGLSGDVNDWVWLQFNLARETDRSQELAGESYGLAELQSSIREIGLKHFPKTPAEDTTGSFAMFFYLQILSGMFENAIAYLYPFSYVDAVHFAIALSYYGLLRAADAQSSGNDLLSHNTRNQPQINFGRMLGYYTRDFRAANAAAAVDYLVLICLNADETAAGQQQAALCHEALRELVLESREFSRLIGDIKPDGSRIKGLIEERGKLIALGRHDDFIRNITQEAAAFANDNGRTTDAVLLYHLAQEYNQVVEIVSRALSEAISLEIGEEPMRLVPVMAREDGQEEAAGSLAAIDDPVELAKKMMKMYEQEYMYWNKIGHQNQYACNLLLQISDIKKLVEDQEWAKCLDKIEALNILPLDAKGDQSLIRQYSALFAQLPQTVAQNVPNLLMWAVVCCTKQRERLMYGQFTGNETTARELIDNMKQTSVDLTAYTSQLRYRLPSSLHEMLARASAD; this is translated from the exons ATGTTCAGCAACCTAGGGAAGGGCACGCCCCCGGTGCCGCTCTCGACTGGGAGCTTAGCAGCCGGCACCACAAACCCACCTGCTACAACGGCAGGTGGTTTGGGCTCACTCTTCTCCAAACCAGCTACGccgaccacgacgacgaccggCCTGTTCAGCAATCCTAACCCAACCGCTGGAGCTACTTCGACGACACCCCAAAAATCATTGTTTGGCGGTAcgactaccaccaccacatctaCCCCCCTGTTTGGCAGTACCACCATCACTGCTGCCCCGGCTGCCACCACAGCGACGACGGGCGGGGGTATTTTTGGGAACACATTGGGCGGGAGCACCACTCCTCAAACATCCGTTCTCGGCGGTGGCTTTGGCGGTGGCTTTGGCGGTGGTCTAGGGACgacgcagcagcagcaatcgaACCTTGGCGGCAGTCTCGCGAGCATCTTGGGCCCGACAACCCAACAGCCAGCCGGCGGGATGAACACTGGCTTCGGCAACACCCTCGGCGGCGCGAGCGTCTTCCAAAACGCGGCAACGAACCCTCCTAGCCTGACGGGCTCGTTCTTCGACTCGTTGCTCTCGAAAAACAAGAAGCAAGCCAGCGGGGAGACGCCCCAGGGAGACCTCCCTTCCCTGCAGCTCAGTCTTAGTAGCCTGAGGCAGACGGTCAGGAAGCTCGCTCCCaaggacggggaagggggtcgCAATCTTGAGCACGGGAAGGCTCATTACTTTCTTGCTGCGTCGGGGGTTGATCcgggggcggcggtgagggATTTGAGCTCGTTGgggtttgctgctgcggcgacggcgacgacgagggacAGGAGTCCTTATTctgctggggaggtggatgtggaGACGTATCTGGATAATCTGCAGACAAAGACGACGTTGAGCATGATTGcggatgggttggagaggagcgTGAGGGACTTTGatttgtttttggaggaCAATGTTACCATGGAGTGGGAAgcgcagaggaagaggatctACCAGCATTTTGGGATTAAGCCCagagaggagcaggagggggcTATGGGAGATTCGCAGAGGACgatgaggggggggacgCCGGCTAAGGAGCAGGGTGctggtgggtttgggaggtcgaggaggaaggggagcaTGGCGCCTGGCActcctggtggtggggaaaaGTCGATGCGGCAGAGTATGTTTGGGAGGTCGGCCATGAACAAGTCTGTTATTGGAACTCCCAGCCGGATTGGTGCTCATGCCCCCGAGTTCTCGGATGTCGAGGCtaggaaggagaagagcgaCCTCGAGGGGTTCACTTCTGTGGATGATCGCTTCTTGAGAGAGAAGCAGGGCAAGCTTGcgaccaagatcaaggagttCAACGACTTGAGGCAGAGAGGCCTTCCAGTCGAGATTTGCAAGGAGCTGGGCGACCTGGAGAACACTGCCGGAGATCGGCATGGGCCGCATCTGGTGGAGGCCTATGATGCCCTGAGGGAGATTGTGGGTGAAAACGACCCTGACAATCTACCTCGGGAACGCCAGTTTGCCAGGTACTACTTGGACCCCAACCCATCGTCTGCCAACTCTATTGAGATGCGCAAGCGGATCTTGAAGGGTGCAAACACCTTCTTGGAGAAACAGTTTTGGGCTGGTGTCAACTCGTTCATCACCAAACATCCCCATGAAGCGAACCTGGGTGGGCAGCCCGACGTCGTCAGCAAGGTCAAGGCTTACATCCGCCTTCGCCTCATTCGCAAGAGCCTGGTTCCAGACAACGTCGACCTTCAGCAAGCGAATGGCGAGTACGTCTGGGCGATCGTTTTCTACCTTCTCCGTGCTGGCTTTGTGAACGACGCCGCCAAGTATGTCAACGATCATGAGAGCTTGTTCCGCAGCATTGACCGCACTTTTATGGGCTACATCAACAGCTATGCCTCCAGCGAAGACCGGAGACTTAAACGGTCGGTTCAGGATCGCTGCACCAACGAGTACAACCAGAGAATTCGAAATGCCCCCGAGGGCTCCATCGACCCCTTCCGCATGGCTTGCTACAAGATCATCGGCCGCTGCGACGTCAACAACCGCAGTCTGGATGGTCTTTCAGGAGACGTCAATGACTGGGTCTGGCTCCAGTTCAACCTTGCTCGGGAGACTGACAGGTCGCAGGAGCTTGCCGGGGAGTCTTATGGCCTTGCTGAACTCCAGTCTAGCATCCGGGAGATCGGCCTCAAGCACTTCCCCAAGACTCCTGCGGAGGACACTACTGGCAGCTTTGCCATGTTCTTCTACCTCCAAATTCTGTCGGGCATGTTTGAGAATGCCATTGCCTATCTCTACCCCTTCAGCTACGTCGATGCCGTTCACTTTGCCATTGCGCTCTCTTACTATGGCCTCCTCCGTGCGGCTGATGCTCAGTCTTCTGGCAATGATTTGCTTTCCCACAACACCCGCAACCAGCCTCAGATCAACTTTGGCCGTATGCTCGGGTACTACACACGCGACTTCCGCGCCGCtaatgccgccgccgcggttGACTACCTTGTCCTCATCTGCCTGAACGCCGACGAGACCGCCGCCGGTCAGCAACAAGCCGCCCTCTGCCACGAAGCCCTCCGCGAGCTCGTTCTCGAGTCCCGTGAGTTCAGCCGCCTGATCGGGGATATCAAACCCGATGGCTCTCGCATCAAGGGTCTCATCGAGGAGCGCGGCAAGCTTATTGCCCTTGGCCGCCACGACGACTTCATCCGCAACATCACGCAAGAAGCCGCTGCCTTTGCCAACGATAATGGTCGCACCACTGACGCCGTTCTTCTTTATCACCTGGCTCAGGAATACAACCAGGTGGTTGAAATTGTCAGCAGGGCCCTCAGCGAGGCTATTTCTCTCGAGATCGGCGAGGAACCCATGCGTCTTGTGCCTGTCATGGCTAGAGAGGATGgccaggaggaggcagcGGGGAGCCTGGCGGCGATTGACGACCCGGTGGAGctggcgaagaagatgatgaagatgtaTGAGCAGGAGTACATGTACTGGAACAAGATTGGCCATCAGAACCAGTACGCGTGCAATCTCTTGTTGCAGATTAGTGATATCAAGAAGCTTGTGGAGGATCAGGAGTGGGCAAAATGTCTCGAT AAAATCGAAGCCCTCAACATTTTGCCGCTTGATGCAAAGGGCGATCAGAGTCTTATCCGCCAGTACTCTGCCTTGTTTGCCCAGCTGCCGCAGACGGTGGCGCAGAACGTGCCGAACCTGCTGAtgtgggcggtggtgtgcTGCACCaagcagagagagaggctgATGTATGGGCAGTTTACGGGGAATGAgacgacggcgagggagttgATTGATAATATGAAGCAGACGAGCGTTGACTTGACGGCGTATACGAGCCAGCTGAGGTATCGGTTGCCGAGTTCGCTACATGAGATGTTGGCGAGGGCTTCGGCTGATTAA
- the NIC96_1 gene encoding nuclear pore complex subunit (COG:D; EggNog:ENOG503NU66): MTLRSAPDHYIGIDVGTGSARACIIDTTGDIKALASENIKLWQPASYGGTHYEQSTTDIWNAICLCVRSVLATSSIPPTSIRGIGFDATCSLAVFTHDTDAPVPVTGPDFTNDGNDRNVILWLDHRPLAEAEAINATGHPLLKYVGGKMSVEMEIPKVLWLKNNMPEELWERCKFYDLADALTHIATGEETRSFCSAVCKQGFVPVGVDGSVKGWQQDFLENIGLGDLVENDFRKMGGVNGVSGNFLSAGELVGGLCEKAAKELGLPAGIAIGSGVIDAYAGWIGTVGAKVKLSRDHLDESAAPNDVSQAFTRLASVAGTSTCHLAMSREPVFVPGVWGPYRDVLIPDFWMAEGGQSATGELIKHMLETHAAYDETVKEAEAVGKNIYDYLNDHLRHLKEETKAPSISYLGRHFFFYGDLWGNRSPIADPNMRGAIIGMSSDKSKDGMVLLYYSTMEFIALQTRQIIEAMNKAGHSILSIFMSGSQCQNEILMDLIATACDMPVLIPRYVNAAVVHGAAMLGAKAASADKDGKTEPLWDIMDRMSKPGKVVWSSGDPAEKKLLDTKYEVFLDQCRTQQEYRKKIDEALKGSTLEGVN, translated from the exons ATGACTCTCAGGTCTGCCCCA GACCACTACATCGGCATAGACGTCGGCACCGGCTCCGCCAGAGCCTGCATCATCGACACCACCGGCGACATCAAAGCCCTCGCGTCAGAAAACATCAAGCTCTGGCAGCCGGCCTCCTACGGCGGCACCCACTACGAGCAGTCCACAACCGACATCTGGAACGCAATCTGCCTCTGCGTCCGCTCCGTCCTCGCCACCTCgtccatcccccccacctccatccGCGGCATCGGCTTCGACGCGACATGCTCCCTCGCCGTCTTCACCCACGACACCGAcgcccccgtccccgtcaCCGGCCCTGACTTCACCAACGATGGCAACGACAGGAATGTGATCCTCTGGCTTGACCACCGCCCTTTGGCCGAGGCGGAGGCCATCAACGCTACTGGCCATCCGCTCTTGAAATATGTCGGGGGGAAGATgtcggtggagatggagatccCAAAGGTGTTGTGGCTGAAGAATAACATGCCCGAGGAGCTGTGGGAGAGGTGCAAGTTTTATGACTTGGCGGATGCGCTGACGCATATTGCTACGGGGGAGGAGACTAGGAGCTTCTGTAGCGCCGTGTGCAAGCAGGGGTTTGtgccggtgggggtggatgggagtgTGAAGGGTTGGCAGCAGGACTTTTTGGAAAATATTGGGCTGGGCGATTTGGTGGAGAATGATTTTAGGAAGATGGGAGGGGTGAATGGGGTA AGCGGTAACTTCCTCAGCGCAGgggagttggttggggggttgtgtgaGAAGGCGGCGAAGGAACTGGGACTGCCGGCGGGGATTGCGATTGGGAGCGGTGTTATTGATGCGTATGCTGGGTGGATTGGGACGGTGGGTGCTAAGGTGAAGCTGTCCCGGGACCATCTGGATGAGTCGGCTGCTCCGAATGATGTCTCGCAGGCTTTTACACGACTGGCGTCCGTGGCGGGAACTTCGACTTGTCATTTGGCTATGTCGAGGGAGCCGGTTTTCGTGCCGGGAGTTTGGGGACCGTACAGAGATGTGTTGATTCCTGACTTTTGGATGGCAGAAGGTGGGCAGTCGGCTACCGGGGAGCTGATTAAGCACATGCTGGAAACGCATGCTGCTTATGACGAgacggtgaaggaggcggaggcggttggGAAGAATATCTATGATTATTTGAATGACCATCTTCGGCATTTAAAGGAGGAGACAAAGGCGCCTTCGATTTCGTATTTGGGACGACACTTCTTTTTCTACGGAGATCTTTGGGGAAACCGGTCTCCTATTGCAGACCCTAACATGAGGGGGGCGATCATTGGAATGAGCAGTGACAAGAGCAAAGACGGGATGGTGCTGCTTTACTACTCGACCATGGAGTTCATCGCCTTGCAGACACGGCAGATTATCGAGGCCATGAACAAGGCGGGCCACAGCATTCTCAGCATTTTCATGTCGGGGAGTCAGTGTCAAAATGAGATTCTGATGGATCTCATCGCTACGGCTTGCGACATGCCGGTGTTGATTCCCCGATATGTCAATGCTGCTGTGGTCCATGGCGCGGCGATGCTGGGTGCCAAGGCTGCCAGCGCGGACAAGGACGGAAAGACAGAGCCTTTGTGGGATATTATGGACCGGATGAGCAAGCCTGGAAAGGTGGTTTGGTCGAGCGGTGACccggcggagaagaagcttcTGGATACAAAGTATGAGGTGTTCCTGGATCAGTGCCGGACACAGCAGGAATACAGAAAGAAGATTGATGAAGCTTTGAAGGGGTCGACGTTGGAGGGGGTCAATTAG
- a CDS encoding hypothetical protein (COG:S; EggNog:ENOG503PPWX): MARGNQRDKAREAAQKKAAAQKKGHNMSGSELAKAKEIAAQKMREKQAAADAKKAAEAAAGKK; this comes from the exons ATGGCCCGCGGCAACCAGCGCGACAAGGCCCGCGAGGCCGCTcagaagaaggcggctgcCCAGAAGAAGGGCCACAACATGTCCGGCAGCGAGCTGGCAAAAGCCAAGGAGATCGCGGCTCAGAAGATGCGCGAGAAGCAGGCTGCCG CCGACGCAAAGAAggccgccgaagccgccgccggAAAGAAATAA
- the YHM2 gene encoding Mitochondrial DNA replication protein yhm2 (EggNog:ENOG503NTZB; BUSCO:EOG09263HD8; COG:C), translating into MSAAIASSLPASEPPKLEKKPIKFSNLLLGAGLNLFEVTSLGQPLEVIKTTMAANRGDGFGAALGRIWNRGGVFGFYQGLIPWAWIEASTKGAVLLFVASEAEYYARAAGAGEFGGGIFGGVTGGVAQAYATMGFCTCMKTVEITKHKMASTGQKAPGTWATFMDIYRREGIRGINKGVNAVAIRQMTNWGSRFGLSRLAEQGIRDLTGKKEGEKLSAVEKITASALGGGLSAWNQPIEVIRVEMQSKKEDPNRPKKMTVGNTFKYIYETNGLKGLYRGVTPRIGLGVWQTVCMVAMGDMAKTYVEKLTGEAVTAKH; encoded by the exons ATGTCCGCCGCTATTGCCTCCTCTCTCCCGGCTTCCGAGCCTCCcaagctcgagaagaagcccatcaaGTTTTCCAACTTGCTCTTGGGCGCCGGTTTGAACCTGTTCGAGgtcacctccctcggccaGCCCCTGGAGGTCATCAAGACCACCATGGCGGCGAACCGAGGTGATGGTTTCGGAGCTGCTCTTGGCCGCATTTGGAAccgtggtggtgttttcggCT TTTACCAAGGTCTCATTCCCTGGGCCTGGATCGAAGCCTCCACCAAGGGCGCCGTCCTTCTCTTCGTCGCTTCCGAGGCCGAGTACTATGCCCGCGCTGCTGGCGCCGGCGAATTCGGCGGTGGCATTTTCGGTGGTGTGacgggtggtgttgcgcAGGCGTACGCTACTATGGGTTTCTGCACCTGCATGAAGACGGTGGAGATCACCAAGCACAAGATGGCTTCCACCGGCCAAAAGGCACCCGGCACCTGGGCCACCTTCATGGACATCTACCGCCGCGAAGGCATCAGAGGTATCAACAAGGGTGTCAACGCTGTTGCGATTCGCCAGATGACCAACTGGGGTTCTCGCTTCGGTCTGAGCCGTCTCGCTGAGCAGGGCATCAGGGATCTCACCGGCAAGAAGGAGGGTGAGAAGCTGAGCGCTGTGGAGAAGATCACTGCCTCGGcgctgggtggtggtttgtcGGCCTGGAACCAGCCTATCGAGGTTATCCGCGTCGAGATGCAGAGCAAGAAGGAAGACCCCAACCGCcccaagaagatgacggtCGGGAATACCTTCAAGTATATTTACGAGACGAACGGGCTCAAGGGTCTGTACCGCGGTGTGACACCCCGTATTGGGTTGGGCGTCTGGCAGACGGTTTGCATGGTCGCCATGGGTGACAT GGCAAAGACGTAtgtcgagaagctgactGGCGAGGCCGTCACCGCTAAGCATTAG
- a CDS encoding hypothetical protein (EggNog:ENOG503P1S9), whose translation MGPDRHPTITQSLHHSPLPAEQSANWHESHIKPTTITTIPNNNNKMLSLATSPKLRGSGHLILHALRAMTLVALVVIMASCWAMIVLSGITGHFQFFDVISHFFVFAISIVLFISEIGLFKPWFKNNFPILGPDHSLGWLGLALMITGCGIMADLVKPAYSIDNLGLPIWRLVLSSGILAITFGVFNMIASVVFRDGENGITARNIRSDGSLAVPTNQNSKEYYDSGYQSSVRSNSIRQHQQHYPEDDDNTTPQQSQPFYKRMTNHFSVPIPPKFNFRKSRGNLQISKPMPIHDDNDDVERGTGYGNLNRSNSNSRASPVIPDIQRPPTALHPAYTGGSHYSTAHMDRF comes from the exons ATGGGA CCAGATCGTCACCCGACAATCACTCAATCACTTCATCACTCGCCATTACCTGCTGAGCAGTCTGCCAACTGGCACGAGTCACATAT AAAACCCACAACAATCACTaccatccccaacaacaacaacaaaatgctctccctcgccacctcccccaaactccGCGGCTCAGGCCACCTAATCCTCCACGCCCTCCGCGCCATGACCCTCGTCGCCCTGGTCGTGATCATGGCCTCGTGCTGGGCAATGATCGTCCTGTCCGGCATAACCGGCCACTTTCAATTCTTCGACGTAATCTCCcacttcttcgtcttcgccATCAGcatcgtcctcttcatctccgAAATCGGCCTCTTCAAGCCCTGGTTCAAGAACAACTTTCCCATCCTCGGGCCCGACCACTCGCTTGGTTGGCTCGGTCTAGCCCTGATGATCACGGGTTGTGGCATCATGGCAGATTTGGTCAAGCCTGCGTACAGCATCGACAACTTGGGCCTGCCAATCTGGAGACTCGTCCTCTCGTCTGGGATTTTGGCCATCACTTTCGGGGTGTTCAACATGATTGCGAGCGTTGTGTTTCGCGACGGGGAGAATGGCATAACGGCGCGGAATATTCGCTCCGACGGCTCTCTCGCCGTGCCCACCAACCAGAACTCCAAAGAATACTACGATTCTGGCTATCAATCCTCTGTCCGGAGCAACTCCATCCgtcaacaccagcaacattaccccgaggacgacgacaacaccacccctcaaCAAAGTCAGCCCTTTTACAAGCGCATGACGAACCACTTTTCTGTTCCTATCCCCCCCAAGTTCAACTTTCGAAAGTCGCGCGGGAACCTGCAGATTAGCAAGCCGATGCCGATTCATGACgataatgatgatgtggAAAGGGGGACGGGGTATGGGAATCTGAACAGGAGCAACAGCAATAGTCGGGCTAGCCCGGTGATTCCTGACATTCAGCGTCCGCCGACCGCGCTGCATCCTGCTTATACGGGGGGGAGTCATTACTCTACTGCTCATATGGACAGGTTCTAG
- the CIT1 gene encoding citrate (Si)-synthase (COG:H; EggNog:ENOG503NU5Z) codes for MAPAMRLTSSALRASLKASSFATKQTAFTVARCYSSKTQTLKERFAELLPEKIEEIKALRKEHGSKVVDKVTLDQVYGGARGIKCLVWEGSVLDAEEGIRFRGKTIPECQQVLPKAPGGSEPLPEGLFWLLLTGEVPTEQQVRDLSADWAARAEIPKFVEELIDRCPSDLHPMAQFSMAVTALEQTSSFARAYAKGINKKEYWGYTFEDSMDLIAKLPTIAARIYQNVFKGGKVAPVQKDKDYSFNFANQLGFGNNADFIELMRLYLTIHTDHEGGNVSAHTTHLVGSALSSPFLSLAAGLNGLAGPLHGLANQEVLNWLTEMKKVIGDDISDESITKYLWDTLNSGRVVPGYGHAVLRKTDPRYSAQREFAQKHMSEDPMFKLVSQVYKIAPKVLTEHGKTKNPYPNVDAHSGVLLQYYGLTEANYYTVLFGVSRAIGVLPQLIIDRAVGAPIERPKSFSTEKWIEICKKL; via the exons ATGGCTCCTGCGATGCGCCTGActtcctccgccctccgGGCTTCGTTGAAGGCTTCGTCCTTTGCGACCAAGCAGACTGCCTTCACTGTTGCCCGCTGCTACTCCTCCAAGACCCAG ACCCTCAAGGAGCGCTTCGCCGAGCTCCTCCCCGAGAAGatcgaggagatcaaggctcTCAGAAA GGAGCATGGCTCCAAGGTCGTTGACAAGGTCACTCTCGACCAGGTCTATGGCGGTGCCCGTGGCATCAAGTGCCTCGTCTGGGAGGGTTCTGTCctcgacgccgaggagggcaTCCGTTTCCGCGGCAAGACCATCCCCGAGTGCCAGCAGGTCCTCCCCAAGGCCCCCGGCGGCAGCGAGCCCCTTCCCGAGGGTCTCTTCtggctcctcctcaccggtGAGGTTCCCACCGAGCAGCAGGTCCGCGACCTCTCTGCCGACTGGGCTGCCCGCGCCGAGATCCCCAAGTTCGTTGAGGAGTTGATCGACCGCTGCCCCAGCGACCTCCACCCCATGGCTCAGTTCTCCATGGCCGTCACTGCTCTCGAGCAGACCTCTTCCTTCGCCCGTGCCTACGCCAAGGGCATCAACAAGAAGGAATACTGGGGATACACCTTTGAGGACTCCATGGATCTCATCGCCAAGCTCCCCACCATCGCTGCCCGCATCTACCAGAACGTCTTCAAGGGCGGCAAGGTCGCTCCCGTccagaaggacaaggactACTCCTTCAACTTTGCCAACCAGCTCGGCTTCGGCAACAACGCTGACTTCATTGAGCTCATGCGTCTCTACCTCACCATCCACACCGACCACGAGGGTGGAAACGTCAGCGCCCACACCACTCACCTTGTCGGCTCTGCTCTCAGCTCCCCCTTCCTGTCCCTCGCTGCCGGTCTCAACGGTCTTGCCGGTCCCCTCCACGGCCTCGCCAACCAGGAGGTGCTCAACTGGCTCACCGAGATGAAGAAGGTCATTGGTGACGATATCTCCGATGAGAGCATCACCAAGTACCTCTGGGACACCCTCAACTCCGGCCGTGTCGTCCCCGGTTACGGCCACGCCGTCCTCCGCAAGACCGACCCCCGCTACTCTGCCCAGCGCGAGTTCGCCCAGAAGCACATGTCTGAGGACCCCATGTTCAAGCTCGTCAGCCAGGTCTACAAGATCGCCCCCAAGGTTCTTACCGAGCACGGCAAGACCAAGAACCCCTACCCCAACGTCGATGCCCACTCCGGTGTCCTCCTCCAGTACTATGGTCTCACCGAGGCTAACTACTACACCGTCCTCTTCGGTGTCTCCCGCGCCATTGGTGTCCTTCCCCAGCTCATCATTGACCGCGCCGTCGGTGCCCCCATTGAGAG ACCCAAGTCTTTCTCCACCGAGAAGTGGATCGAGATCTGCAAGAAGTTGTAA